GGTTTCGGCCCAAGTGGTTTATATAGTGGACCGTAACTGATGATCGGTCCACTTCCTGACATTAGTCGAAGGTATTCTAAACTCGGATTAGACAGTGTGACACGATTTCGAGTCAGTCCACTCTGTAGCATTAAGTATGTTCCTTCCGGGGTCGACCGGGTCGATAGGACTTATCAAAAACAAAAAAAATAAGCATTCTAAAAATAGCGTTCTAAAAATAGGTCTAAACGATGTTATACCTATGTTTAGGCAGTAAATCGGTGATTTATATGTTTTACCACTAACCAACTAATCTAATGTCCATAATACAACAATTGAATTGTATGTCGATGTAGTATTTGAAGGTCAAATTCAAAGAGGCTAATGTTATACAACAAGTATACAAGAGAAGAGTTAAGTTTTGTTTTTCTAAACCTACTCAGAAATGTAAATATGCAGAAACGTGGAAGGTAAGGGAAGCTTTGGGTATCAGGGAAATCACATGGATCCAAGCAAGCAGAAGGATGAAACGAAAGGAACGGTCATCGAGAAACGTTCACGATCAATCTTCTCTTGAAGTATTAATGCTTATGCTAGTCATGCATTAATACATCAAGTCCTATTGGTCAACTATTTTCAGACATGCATTATGATCAAATTTGATCGGATTCACAAAAAGTTCCCTACCATTAGTTCTCGTCGGCTAAAACCATTTTGTTCATCTAAATTTCTCTCAGGAGGTTTATTAAACACCTTTCGGATTTGAAACAACCTAAATCTAAGTTCATAAGCTAGATAGCTAATCAAGTTTTAACAATAAAAACAACCATATATTAAGAACTTCAAGATAAATCCCTAAATTACCAACCTTAAATCAATAAACCATGAAATCCCTTTAGAAACTCTAAAATCTAATTGTGCAGATATTCAAACATTGAAGAAAAAAAAAAGAAAGAAGAAGAACGCATCATTATATACAAAAAGAAACAAACAAATTTTAAAAGATTTATCCTAAGGGGAGATGCTTCCTAAAACTCTGCTCTAAACTAAGAAAAATGAAGATTAGCCATAAAAATATGTGATTGTGTATAATGACCCATGTTCGAAAATGCGGCCGCCTAGCCGCCTAGAAGCTTTTCGGAGGTTGACCGCGACGAATATGCCCAAATCGGTGTAGCCATGCGTTGACCCGCGTAAAAACGCATAATTCCCGCATAATTTCCGCGTTGACCGCCAAAGGTTTTTTTTTTTTAATTTCTCCGTTTAAAGTTGAAACACGATTGAATATTTTTTACTCATTATTGACAGATTTTGTGTAATTATTCATTAATAAATAATTACAATCAGCTATCAAGCTCAAAACAAACACACACATACTGCATTTAGAGATTTTTTCGTATCAAAACACCTTAATCTAAATGTTCGAAGAATCAAAAGAGGCTGTTTAAAATTACGTATAAAAAGTTATATAATTATATCTAAGAACTTGTGTCATCATGTTTAAAATTAGCTAAATATATTATAAATATATTAAATTGTATTTAAAAATAGATCCCGTCTCCGATTTTTTGGTAACTCGCTAGGTCCGGAATTGCCGTCCGACTAGCGCATAGGATAGTTCTGAACATGTGTCAGTTCTTCGGATATTATTAGTGACACTAGATTATTTGAGGAATATTAAAAATTATGATCAAGTTAGATTAGATCTGTCATTTTAGCACAACGTATTGAAAATGCTTGATTTAATACACTGGTAAACATTAATAAAGCAAAAATGAGACTGGCTCATATAAGATACATGTGGTAGATTTTTTTTGTTTTAAATATTTGGTTTTGAGACCAAACCAAACTTTTAAGTAACTCACTTCATTGCACAATCCCATTCATTATTCTTCATACCAAATAATTTTAATAAATAAATAAATGTGGACAATGAGAGCAAATAGAATTGCAAATCTGTTTTCGATTTTGATATGCACATGTTCATCACAATGAGAATAAAATGAAAACAATCTATTAGACTTTTTCTCAATTCCTTATCACCTGAAAAGGAAATGTTTTATTACATGAAACAAAAAAAAAAAGAAGTAATACCAGATGCAAGCAACAAGGAAAGACTAAACGGCTAACCAGGTTTCACTTGAGAGGATCAATGTGAGGGTAGAGTCCTAGGACATGTTCCGGCATGAAATCATGCCTTGTAAGTATCCCAACAATAGGCGGTCTCTGCGATACGAAGACACGGCTTATAAACGTAAACAAATCTCTACAGAGAAAGACAAAGGAAGGGAGAGAGAGACTGACCCCTGGTGTTTTGGGCACCACACACAAGTGGCGAAGGCCAAGTTGGCGGAAAAGAATGGCCGCTTTAGCTAGAGACAAAGTCTCAAGCACAGTGTATGGAGATGTGTTAGTGATGGGATGGAGATCAACATACATCTCCATCTCCTCACCACTTATAACCAAATCTTCAATCTTGAGCCCTTTCCCTAACCCTGCTTTCGCAAAGTCGCGAGCTTTGTAGCTTCTAAGAATTTGAGAACCGAACGTCGTTTTCTGCTTTGAGAATCTCTTCCCTTGGAGAAGCACAAGCAGATGGGATCTCAAGGCAATCCCACAAAGCTCAGAAGCTTCAGTAAAAGGTGGCTCATCAATCACAGGGAAACCATTATGACTAGTCATCTTTAAAGCCTGCCATATTACCCCAACCTTTTCAACTCTCGAAAAGGATAACAAAGGTCCAGCAACAACATCCTTTGCCACCAAATTGCGCATGTACGGCTCTGCGTGGTCCTCCATGTACGGCAGTCCTTTCATTGTCACAATCTGGTCGTACACCCCTTTGTTGAAACAATCGGCAACGGTTTTCGAGATTAAGAGCACAAGCATCACCAGCGGCAGCATCAGGAGATTATTTGTAAGTTCAAGAAGTATGACGCATAGAGAAACCGTCATTCTCATTGTGCCTCCAAGGAAAGAAGCAGCTCCGAGCAGAGAAAACAGACCTACGTCAAGCTGAGATACTGGACCAAGGAGTCTACCAACAAGCCGTCCATAAGAAGCTCCAGCGAGAATCACGGGGATAAAAAGCCCAGAGGGTATAGCTATGCCATATGTTATGATGCCAAGGAAGTAGACGAAGAAAAAGAATATGGCAAGGGTGGAGATTTGGAACTCATTCTCGGACCTCGATGTGAAGAGACTGCGGATTGCGTCATCATTGGTGTTGAGAAGGAGTGAGGAAAGGTCATTGTAATGGTTTGGAGGACACTGGAAACTCTTATAGATTCCGGCTCGACCTACGCTTGGGCACTTGCCCTCTGTTCCAAAAGGACATGGGGTACAAGGTGAAAGCCATGGGAGACCAAATGCGCAACACGAGCTCAAGATGGAGACTGCCATAACAAGCATTACTTTAAATCCCGGTCCTCTCCTGCAAGTTTATGGATACAACAAAAATCAAACTTCAACTAAAAATTACAGACAAAGGATATGATTTTACTCTGACGTACTCGTTTATTAAGGCATATGTGCGGAGGACTTTGTCGACAAGGTAGTTGTAAAGGCTTCCAAGAACACCACCAACAACTCCAAGGAAGACTACAGCTAGCAAATCTGGTGTGCTATAAAGCACTGGTCCCGAGTTTACGTCAAACATTATGAGACCTCCCTTGCCGAATAGTCCACATCTCCCAGATCGACAGAGCTCAATCAAACTTCGCAAAACCACGGCTACAACTGCGGTAGTGAAGAAGGTCCTCCAAAGAAGAGCACTCCTCCACCTAACAAACAATGTCCAACAAAGTCAGCCATCATCTTGCAATGTTGGATAAAAACAAATATACCACTAACTTACCAAGAAGCAGCTTCCTCAAGGGCGAAAAGGACTCCGCCAACTGGAGCACGGAAAGCAGCAGCGACACCAGCAGCAGCGCCGCAAGTGATGAGGTCTCTTCTGTCTCTATCGTTTTTGAAGAACCTGAGCCACTTCCAAGTCAATTTGTACTTTCGAGAACCGCCTTGTCCAAGTAAATTAGCAATGCAAGCACCAGTATGCACCATAGGTCCTTCTTTTCCAACTACGAATCCGGCAGCAACTCCAAATATAGATCCAAAGATCTGCCAAAGTACATTAGAAACCAAATATGCTTTGATCGATTCAAGATAAATCAAAGATATTACATGTGCTTTGAGACTCTCTTTACCTTAACAAAGAGTGTGCTCGGAGCTAATATTGAATAAGCATCTATACCATTGAGGTATGCTTTAACCTCAGGTATGCCGGAACCTGCTGCTGCCGGAGCAATGAAAGCACAGAGCGAAGCAGCAGCAGTTGCCAAGATCAAGTTACAACCAGCAAATGCAAAGAATGCCTGAAAGTATCTGCAAGTTTTTCAAAGAAAGATTCATCTGTCAATTATCGTTTTCTAGATTCAAAAACACTAGACTTACTTTTCCTTGAGCATGAGATTGCCGGTGAGCAAGAGTTTGAATCCAGCTATATTCTCAACAGCAAGGTTATTCAAAAAGCCAACGAGGCCAGTGGATAAACCGATAAGGAAAGCAAGCGCCCATTTGAGGATGGTATACTGAAGTATCTCAATCTTCTTCCTAGACCTCCAGTCCTGCTTGAATAGATCATTCTCAAAGATCCTGCCAAAAAAAATAAGTATCCTCAACATGTTACATATGATAACAACACACACCAAAACTATCCTATCGAATTAGGCAAATAGTAGGGGACACACATAAAAAGAGTCAATTCAGTTTCATAATAAGAAAAAACATTGCACTTTTTCTCAATATAAATTGACTGTGTAACACTTTAGGCTCAACTGGTATGATGTCCCAAAAGCTAGAATAAAAAAAATGCAGTATGGTTAAAAGTAGATGGGACCCAACCACGTTACAACACAATCCAACAATCTTTATCTCCCCATCTATGTTACCCAAAATAACAAGACAGGAAATGAAAAACTCCATAGATGCAGAAATGTTAGTGTTCCAGAAAAAAAGAAAAAGAGAATACTCGTAATCAAGGCTTTCGATGGGACAAGTGTTGGCTCCGACGATTGCGATCTGCGAAGTGGTGTTCTTTCGGTTCCTAGCGAGCAGAGGCTGTTGGAATCCGACAGATCCATCATCTAGAATCCCAGATATCTTCCTCTCGTACGCGTTGTTCCCTCCTTCGACCTCTATATCATGGTTTTCGCTCCGATCATCCATCTCTTATTTCCACCAACACACACAATTTCGATCCGGATCAGATGAATTTCGAGATGGTCGTATTTTACTATTGGTGTAAGATCTCTGAGTCTCCGGGAATCAAGAACCTCTCGCGCTCAGCTATTTGTTTATTGCTTTTTTTTTTTTTTTGGTTTTTTGCTTTAGGGATGAAAGGTCATGAGGAAGTTTTGTCGTTATCTTTTTGACATGATTTTTGTTGTTTTCCTTCTTTTTTACATGATTTTTGTTGTGGGAGATTGCATCCTTTTTTTTTTGTGCATCCTGTAACTAAAAAGTAAAGTGTAATTAAAAATCCAACTGAAAACAAAAATTTTAATATTTCTAAATTCTTACTTACCCGTCGAGAAAAGAACAAACAAAATTTCTTTCATTATCAATCACCACACCACCACCATATTCTTCACGTCAACCACCACTCTTCCTCTGCAACCACCATCTTCTTTTCGTAATCACCATCACCTCATCCATAATCACATTTATCACTCGGCCACCATTGCCACCACCATCACGAAAAGACAATTAATTGATAGTTCAACAAGTGATATTATGTAGTATGTTCTAGACATATTCTCTAGGAAGGCAATAAAGAGTTTTATTATAAATATAGTACATAAGGGTCAAAACAACCAAATTATATTAGATTACAATAGAAGTTACAACTTAATACGTGATTTTCTAAGTTGGACCTATTTTAGAAAGTCAGTTATCATTAACAATAATATGCCTTAGTATATCACTCCATATACTAAGGTTCGTCAACCCCGCACAAGCGCGGAGTACTTGCACGGGGTACTTAGGTGTTGTATATCCCAATAATATTGATTTTTAAGATTCTCAATAGAAATGCTCTCATAACATGTATATATATCGGTGAAGATCACATCACTGGGGAAAAATATGTAGTCGATTAACTCCTATGAAAATTGTTTTTAGAAGGAACACCAAACATTGGCTCCAGAAAAGTTACCAATAGCTTCATCACTTTCGATTACTGTTCAGAAAAACATACCTCTTCGGAAAAAAACTTGATTAGTTGATATGGGTCAGTATGAACACGTGCATTAAAAATTTAGAAAACTGAACTCCACGTTTGGGGTGAAAAAGCACTACTACAGGAAAACAGCGGCATACCGAGGGAGGACTATTCCGACGACATACCGTCGACAAAAGTCCTCGGAAATTCATTTTTCCTCGGAAATCCCTCGGAAATTTCCGACGGAATTCCGAGGAACTGAATTTCCGAGAAAACTCCGAGGACCACTAGATCGTCGGAAAGTTCCTCGGAATATACCGAGGGAGGACTTCCTCGGTATATTCCGAGGAAATTTCCGATGGTCCAATCCTCGGAAGTTCCGACGAAATATTCCTCGGAAAATTCCGAGGAACATTCCCTCGGATTTTTTTTTTAAAATTCCGACGACTTATTCCGAGGAAAAGGTCATCGGAAATTTCCGAGGGTGCTTTTCCTCGGAATTTCGAAAAAATTAATTTTTTATAAAAAAATTTTTTTTTTTAAATTAAAATTTGTGAAATTTAAATTCGAAAATATAAAATTAAAATTAAAACTGAAAACATATTAGATAATTCAAAGTTCTACAAATAAAAATAAATCATTCCGAGTTTTTTGGTTAAAAAAAAAAACTACGGGTCTTGAATNNNNNNNNNNNNNNNNNNNNNNNNNNNNNNNNNNNNNNNNNNNNNNNNNNNNNNNNNNNNNNNNNNNNNNNNNNNNNNNNNNNNNNNNNNNNNNNNNNNNNNNNNNNNNNNNNNNNNNNNNNNNNNNNNNNNNNNNNNNNNNNNNNNNNNNNNNNNNNNNNNNNNNNNNNNNNNNNNNGAAGAAGGAGCAGCCGACCGGGAGCGACGACCCAAACCGACCAAACATCCCTTCTTCTTTGGAACCGACTGAAATATAAATAGCCAAATTTAAATAATACAAATTGATGATAAAATAAAATCAAGAAAAAAATAAATTGAACTTAAAAAAAAAAGAACTTACCGATTCAACGATTTCGTTGATTCGAAACCGGGACAAGTTAGTCGAAGCCGTCGAAGCGTCATCCTCGGTTTGAAGCTGAGACACTTCGTCTACCACCTGAGTTTGGACCAGGTCGACCACGTCCCTCACAAGACCGTCATCAATCTGGCCGGTCTTCTTGTTGGTATACGCCCTCTTCATTAGGGCGAAATCATCAACCGGCTCGCCATCATTTTCTTCCGCCTTGAAAAAAACATAAATTAAAGAAACATTAGAAATNNNNNNNNNNNNNNNNNNNNNNNNNNNNNNNNNNNNNNNNNNNNNNNNNNNNNNNNNNNNNNNNNNNNNNNNNNNNNNNNNNNNNNNNNNNNNNNNNNNNNNNNNNNNNNNNNNNNNNNNNNNNNNNNNNNNNNNNNNNNNNNNNNNNNNNNNNNNNNNNNNNNNNNNNNNNNNNNNNNNNNNNNNNNNNNNNNNNNNNNNNNNNNNNNNNNNNNNNNNNNNNNNNNNNNNNNNNNNNNNNNNNNNNNNNNNNNNNNNNNNNNNNNNNNNNNNNNNNNNNNNNNNNNNNNNNNNNNNNNNNNNNNNNNNNNNNNNNNNNNNNNNNNNNNNNNNNNNNNNNNNNNNNNNNNNNNNNNNNNNNNNNNNNNNNNNNNNNNNNNNNNNNNNNNNNNNNNNNNNNNNNNNNNNNNNNNNNNNNNNNNNNNNNNNNNNNNNNNNNNNNNNNNNNNNNNNNNNNNNNNNNNNNNNNNNNNNNNNNNNNNNNNNNNNNNNNNNNNNNNNNNNNNNNNNNNNNNNNNNNNNNNNNNNNNNNNNNNNNNNNNNNNNNNNNNNNNNNNNNNNNNNNNNNNNNNNNNNNNNNNNNNNNNNNNNNNNNNNNNNNNNNNNNNNNNNNNNNNNNNNNNNNNNNNNNNNNNNNNNNNNNNNNNNNNNNNNNNNNNNNNNNNNNNNNNNNNNNNNNNNNNNNNNNNNNNNNNNNNNNNNNNNNNNNNNNNNNNNNNNNNNNNNNNNNNNNNNNNNNNNNNNNNNNNNNNNNNNNNNNNNNNNNNNNNNNNNNNNNNNNNNNNNNNNNNNNNNNNNNNNNNNNNNNNNNNNNNNNNNNNNNNNNNNNNNNNNNNNNNNNNNNNNNNNNNNNNNNNNNNNNNNNNNNNNNNNNNNNNNNNNNNNNNNNNNNNNNNNNNNNNNNNNNNNNNNNNNNNNNNNNNNNNNNNNNNNNNNNNNNNNNNNNNNNNNNNNNNNNNNNNNNNNNNNNNNNNNNNNNNNNNNNNNNNNNNNNNNNNNNNNNNNNNNNNNNNNNNNNNNNNNNNNNNNNNNNNNNNNNNNNNNNNNNNNNNNNNNNNNNNNNNNNNNNNNNNNNNNNNNNNNNNNNNNNNNNNNNNNNNNNNNNNNNNNNNNNNNNNNNNNNNNNNNNNNNNNNNNNNNNNNNNNNNNNNNNNNNNNNNNNNNNNNNNNNNNNNNNNNNNNNNNNNNNNNNNNNNNNNNNNNNNNNNNNNNNNNNNNNNNNNNNNNNNNNNNNNNNNNNNNNNNNNNNNNNNNNNNNNNNNNNN
The DNA window shown above is from Brassica oleracea var. oleracea cultivar TO1000 chromosome C3, BOL, whole genome shotgun sequence and carries:
- the LOC106335501 gene encoding chloride channel protein CLC-c-like encodes the protein MDDRSENHDIEVEGGNNAYERKISGILDDGSVGFQQPLLARNRKNTTSQIAIVGANTCPIESLDYEIFENDLFKQDWRSRKKIEILQYTILKWALAFLIGLSTGLVGFLNNLAVENIAGFKLLLTGNLMLKEKYFQAFFAFAGCNLILATAAASLCAFIAPAAAGSGIPEVKAYLNGIDAYSILAPSTLFVKIFGSIFGVAAGFVVGKEGPMVHTGACIANLLGQGGSRKYKLTWKWLRFFKNDRDRRDLITCGAAAGVAAAFRAPVGGVLFALEEAASWWRSALLWRTFFTTAVVAVVLRSLIELCRSGRCGLFGKGGLIMFDVNSGPVLYSTPDLLAVVFLGVVGGVLGSLYNYLVDKVLRTYALINERGPGFKVMLVMAVSILSSCCAFGLPWLSPCTPCPFGTEGKCPSVGRAGIYKSFQCPPNHYNDLSSLLLNTNDDAIRSLFTSRSENEFQISTLAIFFFFVYFLGIITYGIAIPSGLFIPVILAGASYGRLVGRLLGPVSQLDVGLFSLLGAASFLGGTMRMTVSLCVILLELTNNLLMLPLVMLVLLISKTVADCFNKGVYDQIVTMKGLPYMEDHAEPYMRNLVAKDVVAGPLLSFSRVEKVGVIWQALKMTSHNGFPVIDEPPFTEASELCGIALRSHLLVLLQGKRFSKQKTTFGSQILRSYKARDFAKAGLGKGLKIEDLVISGEEMEMYVDLHPITNTSPYTVLETLSLAKAAILFRQLGLRHLCVVPKTPGRPPIVGILTRHDFMPEHVLGLYPHIDPLK